The genomic interval CGCCCGTTCCGTCCACCGCCACCGCCCCCCCCGAGCCACCGTCCACTCCTCTTGCGGTGCCGCGCCCGTCACCGTTGACGTCAAGCACAAACCCATCCAAAAGCCAACACTGATATTGACCCGCATGTGTTCATAGCGCTGCATGAGCACGTTTCCGTCGCTCAATCCCCACCCGGACGCGTTCTAGAAAGAAGATGACCGATGTGGGGGCCTAAGCAGTGTTGCACTAAAATTGATCAATGGTTAAAATCGCATGCGTCATGAAAACAGGAAGAGACCTCGAGGACTTGAAGAGCTGAGGCGGACGGCTAAAGAGGGAAGCATTGTCCACACCCTGCACTTTCGCAAGGAACTGCGTGACGCGGGGGCTGACTCCGAGGATGTGAACAGTGTCTTGCATGATCCTGACACCGTGCTGGAATCGATGCAGTTCGACCAAAGTTTCAGCAACTGGAAGTGTCGGATCAGGGGCCCAGACAGTCGGGGCGAACCCTTGACGATCATCGCTGCCCTGGATGAGGAGAACGCCACCATCGTCCTCATCACCGCCTTCTAGGAGGACATACGTATGCAATGTACCTGCAGATTCGAAGTCATGGAAGAACCCTATCCATTTCAAGAAACACGGGTGGAGGGCGTCGTTTTGGTCGGGTTGGAGCGAAAAAAGTGCGGGCGTTGCGGCGCCGACGATCTTCGCATTCCCAGGATGGGCCAGTTGCTGAGGCTTCTGGCTTACTCGGTGGTGGCCCGGCCTGGTCGGCTGGCGCCGCCGGAGATATCAAAGCTGCGCGCGGACCTGCTCTTTCAGCAGGGTGAATTTGCCAGCATGCTTGGCGTCAGCCAGCCCGTGCTGTGCCGCTGGGAGACCGGCAAGCGCAGGCCTTCCCGCATCAGCGATGTGGCGCTGCGGCTGGCCTTTTTGACGATGCCCCCACGAAACGGGCGCTTCCCGTGGGAAGCTCCCGTGCAAGAACGTCTCTCCCCCTTGTTGGGACCTTTGGTGCACCTGGCCCGTCCCCGCTCCTGGCCGATTCGTTTCGACGTGCGCAGGTCGCCCCAGGATCTGATCGAAGAGGTCGTATATCGAGCCCGGAAAACCGTGGCTTCCGGGACTGCGGAGGCGACCCCGGATGTCACTTCGGCTGGGATTTCGGTACAATGACGGGGTGATTGAACGTAGGAAAAGCATCGCGGTCAGGGTCGGCGACGTGATGGTGGGAGGGGAGCATCCCATCGTCGTCCAGTCGATGACCAATACCGACACCGCCGACGTCGACTCCACCGTCAACCAGGTCGCGGCCCTGCACGAGGCCGGATCCGAACTGGTCAGGGTGACGGTCAATACCGATGAGGCCGCCAAGGCGCTGCCGCGCATCGTGGAAGAACTCGACAAGCGCGGCTGCCAGGTGCCGGTGATCGGCGACTTCCACTACAACGGACACCTGTTGCTGACCCGCTACCCCGAATGCGCCCGAGCCCTGGCCAAGTACCGCATCAACCCCGGAAACGTGGGCATGGGACGCCACCATGACACCAACTTCAGGGCCATGATCGAAGTGGCCCTGAAGAACGGGAAACCCGTCCGCATCGGCGTCAACTGGGGCTCTCTCGACCAGGCCCTGCTCTCGCGCATGATGGACCAGAACGCCCGGCTCGACGAGCCCAAGGACGCTAAGGAAGTGCTGGTTGAGACCATCATCCGCAGCGGAATCGAATCGGCCGGACTGGCCCGGGAATACGGCCTGCCCAAGGACCGCATCATCATCAGCGCCAAGGTTTCGGAAGTGCCGGACCTGGTGGACGTCTACACCCGCCTGGCCGGACGCTGCGACTACGCCCTCCACCTCGGACTGACCGAGGCGGGGATGGGCACGCGGGGCATCGTGGCCAGCACGGCCGGGCTTTCGGTGCTGCTGCAGCGGGGCATCGGCGACACCATCCGCGTCAGCCTGACACCCCGTCCCGGCGGCGACCGGCGCGAGGAGGTCTACGTGGCTCAGCAGGTGCTGCAAGCCCTTCACATCCGCAGTTTCTCGCCCCGGGTCACGGCCTGCCCCGGCTGCGGCCGCACCACCTCGACCTTTTTCCAGGAACTGGCCGACCAGATCCAGGAGGTGCTGGGGCGCAAGATGACGGCCTGGAAAGAGACCTATCCGGGCGTGGAGGAACTCAAGGTGGCGGTGATGGGATGCGTCGTCAACGGACCGGGCGAGTCCAAGCACGCCGACATCGGCATTTCGCTTCCCGGCACCGGCGAATCGCCCAAAGCCCCCGTCTACGTCGACGGACGCCACTTCCGCACCCTCAAAGGCCCCGACATCGCCGGGGACTTCCTCGACATCCTGGAAGAATACGTAGAAGGACGCTACGGCGGCGCCGATGAACCGGTGGGCGCCTCCAGCGCCAGCGCAACATGATGCACCATTGATCGATTGCTGCGCGGCCAAGCCGGCACTCCCCTGCACGCCATGATTCAAGCCCGCCGCCTCAACAAGCTCTACGGCAGACAGAAGGCCATCGAGGACCTTACCTTCAGCGTTGAAGCAGGTGAAATTGTAGGACTGCTGGGCCCCAACGGAGCGGGCAAGACGACTACCATGCGCATTCTGGCGGGATACTTCCCGCCCACCTCGGGCACGGTGCGGGTGGCCGGATTCGACCTGCTGCGCCAGCCGCGACAGGCCAAGTCGCGCATCGGATACCTTCCTGAGAGGCCGCCTCTTTATCCTCATTTGCGGGTGGACGCCTACCTGCGCCTGGTGGACACTCTCAAAGGCGCCGCCGAAGAACCCTTCAGCCGGCGCCTGCAACAGGTCAAGGACGAGTGCGGACTGTCCGACTGCGGATCGCAGCTCATCGCTCACCTCTCCAAGGGCTTCCGCCGCCGGCTGGGACTGGCCCAGGCTCTCATCCATGACCCCCAGGTGCTGATCCTGGACGAGCCCACCGAAGGCCTCGATCCCCAGCAGATCAGCGAGGTGCGCACGCTCATCCAGGGTTTGGCGGGACGCCGCTCGGTGCTGCTTTCCACCCACATCCTTCCCGAAGTCAGCGTCACCTGCGGACGCGTCCTCATCATCCACCGCGGACGCCTCATCGCCGAGGGCTCGCCCCGCGACCTGCGTTCGCGCCTGGGCCGCGGCGCTCTCATCGAGATGCAGGTGGAAGGCCCGGTGGAATCGCTTCCCGCCCGCCTCAGGGCCATGGCCGGCGTCAGCAACGCCGTGCTGGAAGAATCGCCGGGCCGCGGACGCCTGCTGCTGGTGGAAGCCGAGGCCGGCGCCGACATCCGCGCCCAGTCGGCCCGCCTGGTGGTGGAATCGGGATGCGGATTGCTCAGCATGCACAGCCGCGACGCCTCGCTGGAAGATATTTTCCTCCACCTCACGACCGAGGAGGAACGGGCCGCCCCAGACTCCCCACCGTCCTCTCGGGAGGACCCGGACAGGGAGGAGGTGGCTGGGTGAGTCCCGTCCTGGCGCTGGCACGCAAGGAGCTGTCGCGCCTCTTTGCCACTCCCGTGGCCTACCTGCTCTTGGCCGCCTTTTATCTGGCCCTGGGAGTGGTCTTTCTGCTGCTGCTCGAGGGCCTGCAGAGCCAATTCCAGCAGGTGGCTGCCGAGGCCCGCCAAAGCGGAGCTTCAGCGCCCGCCTTCGACCTGCCGGAGGCGCTTTTGGAAGCCCTCATCCAGGTCATGGGCAACCTGTTCCTCTTCCTGGCGCCCGTGTTGACCATGGGCTTTTTCGCCGGCGAGTCGAGGCAGGGGACGCTGGAACTGCTCCTCACCTCTCCCCTCTCGGCCCTTCAGATCGCTCTCGGCAAGTACCTGGCGGCCCTGCTCTTCCTGCTGCTCATGACGGCTCCGGCCTTCGGGCTCTCCCTGCTGCTGGCGGGACTCAGTTCGCCGCCGCTGCCCTGGACCTCGGCCTTGCTGGCTCCGCTGGGGCTGCTGCTGCTGGCTTCCGCCATGCTCTCGCTCACGCTGGCCGTTTCCTCCTTGACGGAAAGCCAGTTGCTCTCGGCCGTGCTGGGCTTCGTCCTGCTGACGATCTTGTGGTTGCTGGCTTCCTTTCCCTGGCCGCTGCCCTCGGCGGCTCAGGACCTCTTCCGCTATGCATCGCTGGCCCACCATTTCAACGACTTCACCTACGGCGTTTTAGACACCCGCCACCTGATCTACTGGCTCTCGCTGACCGGACTGGGTCTGGCCTTGACGGGGCTTTCGCTGCACCAGCGCAGATGGAGGACGTGAGCCATGAAATCCCTGCGCCGCCCCATCCTCTACCTGGCTTTGGCCCTGCTCTTGAGCAGCTCGGCGGGATCCTTGACCTCGGGCCGGTTCGACGGCCCCATCCTCTACGTCTTCGCGGCCGGGACGGCTCTGTTGCTGCTGGGCCTGCTGAGCGGCGGCCTGAGGGCTCCGCGGCGGGCGGCCGAAGCCCAACTGAGCGCGCTGGCCTGGGCGGTCCTCTCCTTGATCCTGTTCCTGCTCGTCAATCTGGCCAGCGCCCATAACTACCGTCGCCTCGACTTCAGCCAGGCCCGGCTCAACTCGCTTTCGCCGATAAGTCTGACGGTGCTGGAGAATTCCCAGGGGCCTTTGCATCTGTTGGCCTTCATCCGCGATCCCCAGGCGGTGCAGGCGCTGCGCCACCTGATGGAGCAGTACCGGGCCGCCTATCCTCAATGGACGTACCGCATCGTCGACCCTCAGCAGGAACCCGCGCTGGCGCGCGAACACGGTATCGAATCCCCGACTCAGGCCGTGCTGGAAAGCGATTTGGGACGCCATAGGCTCGACCTCCTCTTCCCCAATCAGCAGTGGCGTCCCGACAACGAAGAACGCATCACGGCAGGGGTGCTGCAAGTCACCCAGGTCGAGACCAAAGCCGCCTATTTCCTGGTGGGACACGGAGAGCGTGATTTGGACGACCTGCGCGCCGAAGGCTTCCGCATGGCCGCCGATGCCCTGCGGGCCCAACGCTATCAGGTCCGCACCCTCTCGCTGATGCAAGTCCAGGCCGTGCCCGAGGACGCGCGAGTCCTCATCGCGGCGGGCCCTCAGGTGGACTTTCAGCCCCGTGAAACCGACCTGCTGCGCGATTACCTCGACAACGGCGGATGCCTGATGATCATGGTCGACCCGCTCACCGACTTCCGCATGGATGACTTCCTGGGGGCCTACGGACTGGCCCTGGGCGGAGACCTGCTGCTGGACGAAACGGCGGCCTCTCCCGTCCTGGGCTCCATCGCACCCCTGGCCATCGTCGACCGGGCTCATCCCGTGACCCGGCCCATCTATGGCAACTACCTGGTCTTCCCGCGGGCCCAAAGCGTGCAGCGAAGGGAAAGCCGGCTGGGGTACGGCACTTATGGGCTGGCCTCCACCTCTCCCCGCAGTTGGAGCGAAAGCGAAGTGAATACCGCACCATACTCTTTTGATTCCGAGGAGGACCGCCGAGGCCCTCACTTCGTGGCCGCGGCGGCTTCGCTTCCCCCTTCCCGCCTGCTGCTGGTGGGCGACTCCGATTTCGCTGCCAACGCCTACTTCGGGGAGTACCGCTCGGGAGACTTTTTCGTGCTGGCCGTGCAGTGGCTGATGGGCGATGCCGAATCCCTCAAGATCCCCCCGCGCAGCGAGGTGGACCGGCGATTCCGCATCACCCTGGGCGGGCTGCGCGCGCTGCGTTGGACGCTGCTGGCCGGACTTCCCTTGTTGCCTCTGCTGGCCGGCCTGTGGGTGTGGCGGCGTCGGCGCGCCTGAATCCTTCGGCCTGGCACAGGCATCATAACAACCGTGCGTTCAAATGCCCCTCTTTCCACGGAAAAATTGCAACGTGCAGAGGACTTGCGGCGTGAGAGAGGGGCAAGGAGTTCGAAGACAAGGACGGGGTGAGGCATATGGAAATCGGCATCACCTGTTATCCCACCTACGGCGGCAGCGGCATCGTGGCCACCGAACTGGGACAACAATTGGCCCGCAGGGGACACACGGTTCACTTCATCAGCTCGTCGCTGCCCAACCGCTTGATGGAGCTGGGCGACAACGTTTTCTTCCACGAAGTGGAGCCCATGAACTACCCCCTCTTCGAGTACGTGCCCTACGATTTGGCGCTGGCCACCAAGATGGTGGACGTGGCTTCAAGCCATGACCTCGACCTTCTCCACGTCCACTACGCCATTCCCCACGCCATCAGCGGATACCTGGCCCGCGAGATGATGCGTCCGCGCTGCCTGCCGGTCATCACCACCCTGCACGGCACCGACATCACCCTGGTGGGCAAAGACCACTCCTACCTTTCCATCACGCGCTTCGGAATCGAACAGAGCGACGGCGTCACGGCCGTCAGCGAGTTCCTGCGTCAGGCCACCTTGGAGGAGTTCTGCGACTGCGACATCCGCACCATTCCCAACTTCGTCGACGTGGAGAGGGTGCGCCGCATGGACTCTCCCGAACTGCGCTCGCGCTTCGCGCCCAACGGCGAGAAGGTGCTGGTGCATACCTCAAACTTCCGTCCCGTCAAGCGCGTCGAGGACGTCATCCGGGTCTTTGAGCAGGTGCAGCGCCAGGTGCCGGCCGTCCTGCTCATGATGGGCGACGGCGTGGAACGCTCCAAGGCCCAATACCTGGCCAAGCAACTGGGGCTCTCAAAGAAGATCTTCTTCATGGGAATGGTGGGGATGGTGGAAAGCTACCTCTCCATCTGCGACCTCATGCTGCTGCCCTCGGAAACCGAGAGCTTCGGGTTGGCGGCGCTGGAAGCCATGGCCTGCGAGGTGCCGGTTGTGGCTACCGACGTGGGCGGACTTCCCGAGGTTGTGACTCCAGGCAGCAACGGATACCTGTGCCGCCTGGGCGACGTTGACGAGATGGCCGCCAAAGCGCTGGAGATCCTCCACCCCGACAACCTCCCCCGCTACGCCCAAAACGCCCGCCGCACGGCCGTCGACGTTTTCTCCATCGACAAGGTCGTGCCCAAGTACGAGGAGTACTATCAGGAAGTCCTCGACCGCCAGCCTGTTGGTTGTTCTTAACGGATCGACATTCGAATGTCGAGCTTCGAACGTCACTCCCACGTTTCCCGGATGAACCCTTCCACCTCGTCCCAGTAGTCGATGCGGGTGCCGTCGGGGAGGCGAAGGCCGTGGTTGGCGCCGGGATAGACCTTGTAGCGGAAGGGCTGGCCCTGCTCGATGAGTTCGTCGAGGTGAGCCAGGCATTCGGGTATGGGGATGCTGCGGTCTTTCTCCCCCAGCAGCCACAGGGTCGGAGCCTTCATGATGCGCAGCGAGGGGAGGGGATCGAACCCGTCCGGCCCCTGGTATCGGGCCAGGCGCTCCTGGATCTCCTCATCCGTCAGCGTGGTGGGGCGCCCCGCGTCGTCTCCGGTCAAATCGCTGTAGTAGATTTCCTCTCCCACCGTCACCGTGGGTCCCGAGACGATGACGGCGAAAGCCACCAATGGGGACTGAGATGCGGCCTTGGGGATGATCCAGCCGGCTTGGCTGACGCCCACCAGTCCAATGCGTGCGCGGTCGATCCTGGGATGACTGGCCAGCAAGCGCACGCCTGCCAGCGCGTCCTGGGCCAGGAGTCCCAGCATATGCTCGCTGTTGGCGGGACCGACGCCGCTGTAGAGGCCTGAAGAGCGTCCCACGCCGCGCTTGTCGTAGATGAGCACGGCGAATCCGCGCGGAACCAGAGCCTCGGCGACCCGCCGCATCACGCGCCGGGTGCTGCGTCCCGACCCGTGGACGGCCACCACGGCTGGGAAAGGCCCGCTGCCCTCGGGCAGGATCAAGTCGCCCGCCAGAACGGCATCGCCGCTCTCGAAGGTGATGTCGTCGGGTCTCTCGGAAGCCCCCCCGCGGATGCTTGAACCGGCTGCGCCGCCGGCCTTAGCCGGGGACGTGCCGGAACCGTCTCCGCCCGAGCCGCTCCCGACCCCGACGCCGCCGAAGAACCACAGGACGCCTGCCGGCAGCAGCGCCACGGCGAAGACCAATCCGATCAGACCCAGCAGGGGCAGCAAGTTGCGCTTGAGTTCCTGCCGTGAAGCTTGGCGTCGATCTCGCGGACGGTCCATGGTCGTTCTTTCTCCTCCCGACCTCCCGATACTGGCGAGGTGTTGCAGCCGCGGGCGAAGCGGCTACAAACTCCAAGGTTTTTGTATTCTATATTTTCGCACGCCAGCACGGTCATTGGGCGAGAAATCTTGAGAACGGAGGGAGGGACGGGGCGGCTTAGAGAAGGCTTTTCAGGCGTGGCATCAGGGCCTCGGTCCATGCCGCAAGCAGTTCCTGATCGGTGTCTTCGCTGACCAGATAAATGAAGAAGTCCTCATCTTCGGCGGCGATGACGGTGGCCTCCGGGTGGTTGAAGACGTTGACGTCGAGGGAAGCGATGACCTGGCGGGCCAAGTCCTCGCGGGAGGCCAATTGTTGCCCGTCGCGGCGAACTTCCAGCACGATTGAAATCCGGTGCTCCCCGTCGCGGGTCAGGAAGGGGTAATGAATGAAGGAAACGCCCTCGGCCTGGCAGAAGTGGGCCATGCCCAGCGAGTACTCCCCAGGCAGTTCGGCCAAGGCTTCGCCCCAAGCGGGGTTGGAAGGGAGTACCGGCAGTTGGCCGTGCTCTCCAGGGTCGCTCGAGCACTTGAAATGATCGCGCAGGGCCTGGTAGTAGTGATCGACGGCTTCAACGCTGAGCGGGTAGAACTGCCACAGTGCGTAAAGGGCCAGAGTGGCGATGAGAAGGGCGGCCGCCCGGCTCAGGTAGCGCATCATTCCCGGCGGGCTGTCGAGTCCGTCCAGGATGCGCTCCTGCAGCCCTTCGGGTACCGGTTGAGACTCCCAGGCGCGGCGCACCGACTGGCGCGTTTCTTCCCGGCTTTGCCGTTCCGCGGTGCAGGCGGAGCAGGACTCCAAGTGGCTGAGCAGGTCGCGGTTGGACTCCACCGACAGCTCTCCGGCGATGAAGTCATCGAGGAGCTGAAGGGTCCTGCTGCAGTCCTTGGGTTGGTAACGTGTCATGTCTCAATCACTCTAACTTGGGGCCGGGAGAGCATGCAGTCGACTATTTAACAATGGCGATGATTGCCGATCTCGCTTTGCTCTGCTGTTCGTTCTCCAACTAAGTTAGCCCCGTTATCCCGCCCCGCCGGCCCGGTCATCGTCCCGGCAGGCCTGCAGGAACTTCTTGCGGAACATGTTGCGTCCCCGGTTGAGACGCGACATCACCGTTCCCAGCGGCAATTCGGTAATGTGGGCGATTTCCTGATAAGTAAACCCCTCGGCGTCGGCCAAGAGCAGAACCGTGCGGTAATGCTCGGGCAGGGACTGGATGATGCTGAGTATTTCTTGGTTTTCCAGTTGACGTGTTCCGGCGGGCTCGACGGCCAGGCGTTCTTCGGAAACGTCCTCCACCTCCACCCACTGAAAGCGTCCCTGCTTGCGCAGGTGCTTGCTTCGAATGCGGAAGAGAATGCGGAAGAGCCAGGCTTTGCAGTCGCTGCCGGCTTGATATCCGTGGAACGACTTCCAGGCCTCCTGGTAGGTTTCTTGCACCAGGTCTTCGGCGACCGTGGGATTTCGCATCATGCCCAGGGCGGCCCGATAAAGAGCCTCCCGATGAGGCAGGGCTTCCTCGCGAAAAACGGCCCGTCGGTTTCGACCCGGTATCACGTCATGATTCTAGCGTCCTTTCTCTTTGGCGTCCAAAAGACCTTGTGACGCATCCTCCTGAGAATCCTCAACAAAGAGTCCTCGCCTTGCTGTCGATGGCGTCGGTCAAGGTGGCCATCCGCTTCATGTTGATAAGCAGCTTGCGTCCCTGGTATTCGATGAATCCCTTCTTGCGGAATCCCGACATGATGGTCGACACATGAGGACGGTTGGCCCCGATCAGGCGGGCCAGATGCTCGTGGGAGAGGGGGAAACGCAGCTTGCGCACGCAGTCCTGGGAGACGATATCCTTGCCGTGGCTGGCGCCCAGCTTGATGAGGGTTTGGGCCAGGCGTTCCTCGGTTCCCATGAAGCTCAGCGACTTGATGTCTTCGCGCGCCTCGCCCAGCTTCTGGCTGAGGATGCGGATGAAGTTGAGAGCCAGACTGGAACGCTCGGTCAGCAACGTCACGAAGGCTTGACGCGAGAGCACTCCCACCCAGCATTCCTCGTGAGCGGTGGCTTCCGATTGATGGGCCGGCCGGGGACCGAGGATATTCTCTCCCAGAATGTCGCCCGTCTTGAAAAAGCCCACGATGCGTTCTTTGCCGCCCTCGCTGCCCACCGCCGACCGCACGCTGCCGCGGAAGATGATGTAGATCTGGTTAGCGGCCTGGCCGCGTTCGAAAAGGGTGTCGCCTTTGGCGAATATCCGGTCCTTGCAGATCCCGGCCACGGCTGTGACGTCATCGTCCTTCAGACCCTCCAGCAGCGGGCATTGCTTGAGGTGCCACAACTTGTCCATGTTGGCCATCTCTTTGCTCATGCGAGATGTGGTGCGTATCATTCGTCTTGATCTCCCTTCACCTTTATGAAATGGTGGCGGGTCAGCGGTTTATTCCCAAGATTTTGAGTATAATCATGGCGCTTCCGGCGGGGTGGTAGAATCGAGTGGTTTGTCACTAGCGCCGGAGGGGTTTTCATGGCCAAGATCATT from Acidobacteriota bacterium carries:
- a CDS encoding Crp/Fnr family transcriptional regulator; the protein is MDKLWHLKQCPLLEGLKDDDVTAVAGICKDRIFAKGDTLFERGQAANQIYIIFRGSVRSAVGSEGGKERIVGFFKTGDILGENILGPRPAHQSEATAHEECWVGVLSRQAFVTLLTERSSLALNFIRILSQKLGEAREDIKSLSFMGTEERLAQTLIKLGASHGKDIVSQDCVRKLRFPLSHEHLARLIGANRPHVSTIMSGFRKKGFIEYQGRKLLINMKRMATLTDAIDSKARTLC
- a CDS encoding GldG family protein encodes the protein MKSLRRPILYLALALLLSSSAGSLTSGRFDGPILYVFAAGTALLLLGLLSGGLRAPRRAAEAQLSALAWAVLSLILFLLVNLASAHNYRRLDFSQARLNSLSPISLTVLENSQGPLHLLAFIRDPQAVQALRHLMEQYRAAYPQWTYRIVDPQQEPALAREHGIESPTQAVLESDLGRHRLDLLFPNQQWRPDNEERITAGVLQVTQVETKAAYFLVGHGERDLDDLRAEGFRMAADALRAQRYQVRTLSLMQVQAVPEDARVLIAAGPQVDFQPRETDLLRDYLDNGGCLMIMVDPLTDFRMDDFLGAYGLALGGDLLLDETAASPVLGSIAPLAIVDRAHPVTRPIYGNYLVFPRAQSVQRRESRLGYGTYGLASTSPRSWSESEVNTAPYSFDSEEDRRGPHFVAAAASLPPSRLLLVGDSDFAANAYFGEYRSGDFFVLAVQWLMGDAESLKIPPRSEVDRRFRITLGGLRALRWTLLAGLPLLPLLAGLWVWRRRRA
- a CDS encoding helix-turn-helix domain-containing protein, yielding MQCTCRFEVMEEPYPFQETRVEGVVLVGLERKKCGRCGADDLRIPRMGQLLRLLAYSVVARPGRLAPPEISKLRADLLFQQGEFASMLGVSQPVLCRWETGKRRPSRISDVALRLAFLTMPPRNGRFPWEAPVQERLSPLLGPLVHLARPRSWPIRFDVRRSPQDLIEEVVYRARKTVASGTAEATPDVTSAGISVQ
- a CDS encoding sigma-70 family RNA polymerase sigma factor; this translates as MIPGRNRRAVFREEALPHREALYRAALGMMRNPTVAEDLVQETYQEAWKSFHGYQAGSDCKAWLFRILFRIRSKHLRKQGRFQWVEVEDVSEERLAVEPAGTRQLENQEILSIIQSLPEHYRTVLLLADAEGFTYQEIAHITELPLGTVMSRLNRGRNMFRKKFLQACRDDDRAGGAG
- a CDS encoding ABC transporter ATP-binding protein, which produces MLRGQAGTPLHAMIQARRLNKLYGRQKAIEDLTFSVEAGEIVGLLGPNGAGKTTTMRILAGYFPPTSGTVRVAGFDLLRQPRQAKSRIGYLPERPPLYPHLRVDAYLRLVDTLKGAAEEPFSRRLQQVKDECGLSDCGSQLIAHLSKGFRRRLGLAQALIHDPQVLILDEPTEGLDPQQISEVRTLIQGLAGRRSVLLSTHILPEVSVTCGRVLIIHRGRLIAEGSPRDLRSRLGRGALIEMQVEGPVESLPARLRAMAGVSNAVLEESPGRGRLLLVEAEAGADIRAQSARLVVESGCGLLSMHSRDASLEDIFLHLTTEEERAAPDSPPSSREDPDREEVAG
- a CDS encoding prolyl oligopeptidase family serine peptidase encodes the protein MDRPRDRRQASRQELKRNLLPLLGLIGLVFAVALLPAGVLWFFGGVGVGSGSGGDGSGTSPAKAGGAAGSSIRGGASERPDDITFESGDAVLAGDLILPEGSGPFPAVVAVHGSGRSTRRVMRRVAEALVPRGFAVLIYDKRGVGRSSGLYSGVGPANSEHMLGLLAQDALAGVRLLASHPRIDRARIGLVGVSQAGWIIPKAASQSPLVAFAVIVSGPTVTVGEEIYYSDLTGDDAGRPTTLTDEEIQERLARYQGPDGFDPLPSLRIMKAPTLWLLGEKDRSIPIPECLAHLDELIEQGQPFRYKVYPGANHGLRLPDGTRIDYWDEVEGFIRETWE
- a CDS encoding zf-HC2 domain-containing protein — translated: MTRYQPKDCSRTLQLLDDFIAGELSVESNRDLLSHLESCSACTAERQSREETRQSVRRAWESQPVPEGLQERILDGLDSPPGMMRYLSRAAALLIATLALYALWQFYPLSVEAVDHYYQALRDHFKCSSDPGEHGQLPVLPSNPAWGEALAELPGEYSLGMAHFCQAEGVSFIHYPFLTRDGEHRISIVLEVRRDGQQLASREDLARQVIASLDVNVFNHPEATVIAAEDEDFFIYLVSEDTDQELLAAWTEALMPRLKSLL
- a CDS encoding DUF4258 domain-containing protein, translated to MRHENRKRPRGLEELRRTAKEGSIVHTLHFRKELRDAGADSEDVNSVLHDPDTVLESMQFDQSFSNWKCRIRGPDSRGEPLTIIAALDEENATIVLITAF
- a CDS encoding ABC transporter permease subunit, translated to MSPVLALARKELSRLFATPVAYLLLAAFYLALGVVFLLLLEGLQSQFQQVAAEARQSGASAPAFDLPEALLEALIQVMGNLFLFLAPVLTMGFFAGESRQGTLELLLTSPLSALQIALGKYLAALLFLLLMTAPAFGLSLLLAGLSSPPLPWTSALLAPLGLLLLASAMLSLTLAVSSLTESQLLSAVLGFVLLTILWLLASFPWPLPSAAQDLFRYASLAHHFNDFTYGVLDTRHLIYWLSLTGLGLALTGLSLHQRRWRT
- the bshA gene encoding N-acetyl-alpha-D-glucosaminyl L-malate synthase BshA, which encodes MEIGITCYPTYGGSGIVATELGQQLARRGHTVHFISSSLPNRLMELGDNVFFHEVEPMNYPLFEYVPYDLALATKMVDVASSHDLDLLHVHYAIPHAISGYLAREMMRPRCLPVITTLHGTDITLVGKDHSYLSITRFGIEQSDGVTAVSEFLRQATLEEFCDCDIRTIPNFVDVERVRRMDSPELRSRFAPNGEKVLVHTSNFRPVKRVEDVIRVFEQVQRQVPAVLLMMGDGVERSKAQYLAKQLGLSKKIFFMGMVGMVESYLSICDLMLLPSETESFGLAALEAMACEVPVVATDVGGLPEVVTPGSNGYLCRLGDVDEMAAKALEILHPDNLPRYAQNARRTAVDVFSIDKVVPKYEEYYQEVLDRQPVGCS
- the ispG gene encoding flavodoxin-dependent (E)-4-hydroxy-3-methylbut-2-enyl-diphosphate synthase produces the protein MVGGEHPIVVQSMTNTDTADVDSTVNQVAALHEAGSELVRVTVNTDEAAKALPRIVEELDKRGCQVPVIGDFHYNGHLLLTRYPECARALAKYRINPGNVGMGRHHDTNFRAMIEVALKNGKPVRIGVNWGSLDQALLSRMMDQNARLDEPKDAKEVLVETIIRSGIESAGLAREYGLPKDRIIISAKVSEVPDLVDVYTRLAGRCDYALHLGLTEAGMGTRGIVASTAGLSVLLQRGIGDTIRVSLTPRPGGDRREEVYVAQQVLQALHIRSFSPRVTACPGCGRTTSTFFQELADQIQEVLGRKMTAWKETYPGVEELKVAVMGCVVNGPGESKHADIGISLPGTGESPKAPVYVDGRHFRTLKGPDIAGDFLDILEEYVEGRYGGADEPVGASSASAT